A segment of the uncultured Desulfobulbus sp. genome:
TGATTGCTGCCCGGAACCACAAGCCTGTTTGCCAGGGGCAAAGGGATCAATATCACGTCCCTTATGGCGCAGGGAAAAATGGAGATGAGGAAACTCGGTGTTGCCGGAAAGCCCAACCTGGCCAAGCACCTGCCCTGCCTGCACCTTGTCGCCACGATGTACACGCAGAGATCCCTTTTTCATGTGGGAATACTGGGTTTCCCACCCCCCTTGATGGCGGATACGCACACCATTCCCCGCATCTTTACCATGGAGAGCCTCAATCCCACGTTCTCGAATGGAGATATCCGGTTCGCCCTCACGGACAGCCACCACCGTTCCCGAAGCAGCAACCAGAACATTGACGCCCTGCTCCATCATCTTTAAGGTAGGAAGAGCAAAATCTGTCCCCCGGTGACCATCATAGGAGAGGGAGCCACAGGTATAATCCTGGGCACCAGGGCCTGGATCATGGTCAAAATAATTCTGGATGTAGCAGTTGTGATTCAGCTGACAGTCCACCGGGAACTGGAGCACAGGGGGAGCTGCGAAAGCCAGACCAAGGGAAGCCCAGCAAATAAATATGAGGGAGCAGATCCTGTGTAGGATGAACGTGTTCATAAACAAATGGGATCACCAAAATTTTTTTAATGTGCCTGTTCATGTTGGGGTTGGTGGTGACGAAGGAACCCCAACATGGCATCAGGTTGAAAATCGTACAACACAAAACGGCCTCTACTCACGCTGCATCATTGCAAGCTGGCGTTCGATGGTAGGCAAATAAGGAAAAATATGCTCGTTCGCGATATTGAACTCTTAGCCCCGGCACGGGATCTGGCCTGCGGTATTGCCGCCATCGAACATGGCGCCGATGCGGTCTATATTGGTGGCCCCCTTTTTGGTGCCCGCGCTGCCGCCGGCAACAGCCTGGAGGATATCGCGCAGCTGGTTCGCCATGCCCACCTCTTTCGCGCCCGAGTCTACGTGGCGCTCAATACGCTCTTCACCGATGAGGAGCTGCCCCAGGCGGTTAGGCTCTGCCACCAACTTGACGAGATTGGGGTCGATGCCCTGATTATTCAGGATCTGGGCCTGCTTGAATGCGACCTGCCGCCCATCCCCCTGCACGCATCCACCCAGCTCAACAACCGTACTCCGGAAAAAGTGCGCTTTCTCGAGCAGGTCGGTTTTACTCAGGTGGTCCTGGCACGTGAACTGAGCCTGAAGCAAATTCAGGAAATCAGGTCGGCGACCTCTGTCCCTCTGGAGTGTTTTGTCCATGGGGCTCTCTGTGTGTCCTACAGCGGTCAATGTTATATCAGTGAAATCATGGCGGGCCGCAGCGCCAACCGAGGTCAGTGTGCCCAGTTCTGTCGCCATGCCTTCTCTCTGGAGGATACCCAGGGAAAGGTTCTGATTCAAGATCGTTACCTTTTAAGCCTGAAAGATCTTGATCTCTCCGCCCACCTCGCGGATCTGATCGATGCCGGGGTACGCTCCTTCAAGATCGAAGGACGCCTCAAAGACAGCCATTATGTAAAAAACGTCACCGCTTTCTATCGCCAAACCCTGGACAGGATTATCGACCAACGACCAGATCTCATCCGTGCATCCAGCGGGCGTTGCCAGTTGAGCTTTCAGCCCGATCCGGCCCGATCCTTCAGCCGGGGGGCTACCGAGTATTTCCTTCGTGTCCCGAAGGCGGGAATGGCTGAAACACGAACCCCAAAATCCATCGGCAAAAGGGTAGGTCGAGTTCTCTCCCTCGCTGGGAACTCCTTTTTTGTGGAAGGAAACGAACCACTGCACAATGGCGACGGACTCTGCTTTTTTACCCCGAGCGGTACACTGATCGGGCTTCGCGTCAACCGGGTGCAGGGCAAGCAAATCTTTCCCAAGGACCCGCTTCATCGTGTTGGCCTATATACTGGCTGCGAGCTTTATCGCAACAACGATGTCGCCTTTAGCCATGAGCTGGAACAATCGCACGGCTGCCGCAGCCTGGCGATCGAAATGAAGTTGAGCCAATCAACAACAGGGCTCGTGCTGAGCATCAAAGACGAGGATGCGTTCTGTTCGGAGACTCCCTGCAACATCGAAGTGGAAAAGGCCAAAACACCAGGAGCCATCGA
Coding sequences within it:
- a CDS encoding M23 family metallopeptidase — protein: MNTFILHRICSLIFICWASLGLAFAAPPVLQFPVDCQLNHNCYIQNYFDHDPGPGAQDYTCGSLSYDGHRGTDFALPTLKMMEQGVNVLVAASGTVVAVREGEPDISIRERGIEALHGKDAGNGVRIRHQGGWETQYSHMKKGSLRVHRGDKVQAGQVLGQVGLSGNTEFPHLHFSLRHKGRDIDPFAPGKQACGSGQQSFWAKELRKQMEYRPTGLLQAGFSDEKPVRSKVDGGEYTVTRLQTTAPALIFWSVLYGLQKGDRVVLSLEGPSGAALYHKESRAIRNQAMLFAYAGKKRPGIAWPAGRYRGKLLLWRDQAVLLDISRAILIGEQ
- a CDS encoding U32 family peptidase, with the protein product MLVRDIELLAPARDLACGIAAIEHGADAVYIGGPLFGARAAAGNSLEDIAQLVRHAHLFRARVYVALNTLFTDEELPQAVRLCHQLDEIGVDALIIQDLGLLECDLPPIPLHASTQLNNRTPEKVRFLEQVGFTQVVLARELSLKQIQEIRSATSVPLECFVHGALCVSYSGQCYISEIMAGRSANRGQCAQFCRHAFSLEDTQGKVLIQDRYLLSLKDLDLSAHLADLIDAGVRSFKIEGRLKDSHYVKNVTAFYRQTLDRIIDQRPDLIRASSGRCQLSFQPDPARSFSRGATEYFLRVPKAGMAETRTPKSIGKRVGRVLSLAGNSFFVEGNEPLHNGDGLCFFTPSGTLIGLRVNRVQGKQIFPKDPLHRVGLYTGCELYRNNDVAFSHELEQSHGCRSLAIEMKLSQSTTGLVLSIKDEDAFCSETPCNIEVEKAKTPGAIERIAAKQLQKTGGTIFSVSAIELELDPELFIPAAALNELRRQALTQHQELRLHAYNRERRPLQKSTVPWIAEKLDYQDNISNRQTAAFFQRHGLSSVDARALSPQQAKHPDLMTTKYCIRRQLGICAKKEGKNSGNGEPLLLKDKTGCYLVEFHCERCEMTISLKN